One Salvia miltiorrhiza cultivar Shanhuang (shh) chromosome 6, IMPLAD_Smil_shh, whole genome shotgun sequence genomic window, AGAGGTGAGAGCATCAATTCTCTCGTTCATGTTGGAATCTTCTACTTTCTGCACTGGCCTATAacgatcatcatcctcatcctcatattgTTGGCCATTTGAAACCATGTCAACGATGAGTTGCTTTGCTTCGTCCAAAGTTTTATTGGTCAAGCTTCCACCACAAGCAGCGTCAACAATTTtcctatcaaaagaagacataccaCGATAAAAATAGTTAGTAAGCAATTGGTAGTCAGAAAATCCATGATCAGGACACTTGCGACACAGCtattggaatctctcccaataatCGGCTAGACTCTCCGCCTTCTTCTGTTTAATGCTGCTAATGGCCATTCTCAAATTTGCAGCTCTGGACTCAGGAAAGAATTTTCGCAAGAATTGTTCTTCTAAATCTCCCCAAGTTCTAATCGAACCAGGAGGAAGATCAAAAAGCCAATCTCTCCCTCTACCCTGCAAAGTATGAGAAAAAGTCAAtagcctcaaattattttcagtaAAACCATGAGGGCGTAGAGTTGAGCAAACTAGATCAAATTCAGCCAGATGCTTGTGTGCACTCTCTCCAGGTAAATCACCGAATTTGGGTAGCACTTGAATGAAACCAGGCCGTATTTCAGCGTTGCCATTAATGGCAGGAAGGACAATGCACAAAGGGAGATTGCTTCTATGACGGCCTAACTCTCTGATCAGTTGAGGTGGTTCCTGTCGAGGATCAACGATCTCTCTATCGTTCTCCTCATCCCTATTATTACGGTCACCCATTGGATCTTCAATTTCTTCTTGATCCTCAAGACTCGGTGGAGCAGAATTGGATCTCTTTTTCCACTCCTTAGCTTGCTTCTTCAACTTTCGTGCGGTCTTCTCGATTTCTGGATCAAAAACTAATACGCCTGTACGAGAAGAACGGggcataaactaaaaataaaataactaaaaataaaagacaGACTGAAATCAGTAAAATCCTGCTtaaaaccaatccccggcaacggcgccaaaatttggtgggtcgttttacacaaaaaatatccggcagtcagccggtatgcccacactgcgcagacagcagtaagcaaaatcgtctcccaagggactggcgagaatttctctaattaaagtctgcaaagtaaccacgaaattttgagaagaaaatatagaaaatactaaacttaaaattaaataaataaaatccgaataaaccaatttttccaattaactaaaagatgaataaaaattccaacaattaataaaagaattccagcaatcaattaagtccaccctagctcaattattccgatcatcgatgcaaaaataactttaaattatgcaaacaaaccagttataaccaccgaagacgcttctgacgtgatcttatttctccccttaattattcggtaaccaggaagacgcttcactaattactaccctaatcgactgacaaccgtaagagacgctctataggtttaatgagccgatagcattaatatctagagaaacccgattcaaaaccaataaactctgacgcaggattattgaattaagactgtttTTCctttgaccctgatgtgtcaatttaccactaatcaaacctaaaccacaattacggatggccggttcaattggctatataattaattctaacccaataaatatttgcaactatctaatggattaaaacaattaatatcattaaacatggagaatcgcagatgcaagcataaaataaagtataagaacaattagatctcacagaataattttgctagtgcttccctaatcaatGCCGGAATAAAGAAATTTAGCTAGAACtcataatcaaaataaatcaaacaaaataaataattaattgcaaaGGAAAGATGAaggaataaaacttgaattgagaATCCAAAATTGCATCCACAATTTTCCTCCCAAAGTGCCGTCTGAATTATGATATCTGACTTGTTGATGTTCCAactaatactaatatatatatataagttaaaaaaaagtcTAAACCTAATTCTAGTCAAATTAAAGTGGCGTGAATAAGGCCCTAGCTaacaataaaactaatctaGTCAAATTAAAGTGGCGCACAGGCCCACAGCCTCAATAGTTGCAATTCAAACAGTTGCAATTCATCCCCTCTTCTCGACAAATTTTGTCTTCAATAGTTGCAATTCAAACAGCAATTCAGGTTCTATTCTCCACAGCCTCAAGCTtcaaaattcttctcaaaatcaaatatttttctccaaaacctatcaaataccatcaaaatacatataAGATCATAATCATATCCTAAAGATGATATTTAATACAAATTAAACACAGAAAACATAGAaaaatcccccaaataaatgcgtataaatacgcccaatcaacgAGTCCGGCGAGCAGGGGGTCCGCCGTTTCTGCTATTTCCGGAGTCGAAGGCTCGAGCCACGCCACGCCACCGCTGCTACCGTTTTGACTCCGATCGGCAGCAAGAGCTATCGTCAGAATCTTCATCTCGTCTTGGCTGAATAGGGTAGCCACCCCTTTcttaagctaagttctctagtcatTCTTCTTCTACTTCACAAATAAAATGTTGTTGTGGTTCTCTTTGCTACTGTCTATATGGAGGTTCTTAATGCATTTCTTGATTCTCATGGAAGGAAACGAAATATTTAAAGCTATTGTCCATAAGTCTAGTGAGCTTTGGTCTTTCTATAATCTTGTATAAGTGAAGTTTGTTGTTTCTATATGGATAAAAATGACTATACCATATATGTATACTCTGAATTCTTTAGAAACTGAATATACTTGTTGGATGATATGCAACTGAATTCGAAATAAAggagcttagtatatacctcgTGAAGTTTGGTGTTTGGCTGCCTGTTGCTATTGTATTCAATGAGAAATTTAGGCTGAAATTGCAAATGTTTTTCTTTACAAATGCAGGAGAAACAAGAATGAAATGGAGAAAATATAAGTCGAAGCTTACCTATTGAAGCTTGGCAGCAGGAATTAACGTACTTACTCTGAATTCTTGAAGAATGAATGATTAGTATGTTGGCTGAATGATTAAGCCTTTGGAGGTGGTGGTTTAAAGGTTGATAGATCAATAAAGAAGAGGGAATTTGGTGGTGCACTTAAGTGTGCTAGCCACTAACGTAAAGAAATGTTAGAAAGGTGTAAAAGATAATGATAGTGAAGTTGATGGCAAAATGAAGTGGGAAACAAAGGTTAGtgggaagaaaagaaaagaaaaaaaaatgtagaggaggattaatgatgtattatCTATGTCTCGAttattctgtaactgtaataaaatactggcttcgattctgcttgatactgaatttttacataaatctcgatttcgacatgtgatatctcgttaaaatcgataagttataaagtgaatctaaattaaatccgtagatttaattcgtttgttgttctaatatttaaattaaatccgcagatttaattaactcacgagtcggaaataatccacgacttaagtgaaaaaaaaatctagtttcatctcgcttaaataaataacgtgactttgctaagtcagttataactctgaaataatatcattgactgctttaacaatataaattcaggatcataagctgaattcatatcagaata contains:
- the LOC130990905 gene encoding uncharacterized protein LOC130990905 translates to MPRSSRTGVLVFDPEIEKTARKLKKQAKEWKKRSNSAPPSLEDQEEIEDPMGDRNNRDEENDREIVDPRQEPPQLIRELGRHRSNLPLCIVLPAINGNAEIRPGFIQVLPKFGDLPGESAHKHLAEFDLVCSTLRPHGFTENNLRLLTFSHTLQGRGRDWLFDLPPGSIRTWGDLEEQFLRKFFPESRAANLRMAISSIKQKKAESLADYWERFQ